GGCTCCAAGAAAGCCGTGACCAAGGCTCAGAAGAAAGATGGCAAGAAGCGTAAGCGCAGCCGCAAAGAGAGTTATTCCGTCTACGTCTACAAAGTCCTGAAGCAGGTCCACCCCGACACCGGCATCTCCTCCAAGGCCATGGGCATCATGAATTCCTTCGTCAACGACATCTTCGAGCGCATCGCCGGCGAGGCTTCCCGCCTGGCGCACTACAACAAGCGCTCCACCATCACTTCCCGGGAGATCCAGACGGCCGTGCGCCTGCTGCTTCCCGGGGAGCTGGCCAAGCACGCCGTGTCGGAGGGCACTAAGGCCGTCACCAAGTACACCAGCTCCAAGTAAGCGGCTGCTGCAGGAGTCACCGACTTCCCACGAAACAAAGGCTCTTTTCAGAGCCACCCACTTTGTCAGAAAAAGAGGCTATTCACTTAATGTCAAAACAAAACATGATTTCTTTTAACTGTCTTATCGTTTAATGTTGGGAAAGCTGGGGGGGAGTTATGTTTACAGAGAACACGAATAATTGCGTTCTGCTAAAGCAGGTCGACTACGCTATGTGACAAATGAAATCTGTGAATGTCgccattcatttttcagttttgccCCCATTATGGGGAGTAGACCAGCAATTTTGTTAATGGGTCATTTCTGCTCACAGAATTCTGAAAACGGGCAAGCACATTTACAATTAACGTTTCTTATTTCCTGTACtctggttaagtaacttgccccaggGGATAAGGCGTTTTAAAATCTACCCTAGTTCAAACGGGGGCTCTACGCCACGTTGCCTCCAGCTCTCCTAATcgacttattttttaataaaggtCTGCATTCTGTCCCTGCTTATCCATCCTCGCGAGACTGCGTGGTGTAAAAGGGATTGAGCGCTAGCTGCCTGCCAGTCGGGACTTGCCGGTTTTTAAAAACCTGCCTCATACCAGCTACCTAGTGTTTAATCCTGGGCATGTTGTTTATCCTTAAACCTGTAGGCAATTCTCTAGGACTAGTAGCGAAGCGGACCTGCATTGGTAGGTGCGTTCCTAATTGGTAGGGGTACTTcgctatgccagtgaaatcacaggaccGTTCTCTATCCTATCCCTGAAACACCAGGCGCATTGTGGGAACTGGCGGGAAAGCCTTCTCTTCTTGAACGCTTTTCCTTCCCAAGAACAACCTATTTTCCTCACGGCCtttttccccaccaccaccaccacccttccTGTAGTAAGCAGAAAGGAATTAATTTCTTAACAACCTTTCTCCACGTTTTATGGAGGCAGATATGGTCCTTATCCCTCGGACCCTATTATGATACGGTAAAGGGAAAGTTGTCCCCCA
The window above is part of the Gracilinanus agilis isolate LMUSP501 chromosome 4, AgileGrace, whole genome shotgun sequence genome. Proteins encoded here:
- the LOC123247257 gene encoding histone H2B type 1-C/E/F/G/I-like, with product MPEPGKSAPAPKKGSKKAVTKAQKKDGKKRKRSRKESYSVYVYKVLKQVHPDTGISSKAMGIMNSFVNDIFERIAGEASRLAHYNKRSTITSREIQTAVRLLLPGELAKHAVSEGTKAVTKYTSSK